The window GTAAAAAACAACAAAAAACCGCCAAATTTTATCAAAATTGGGCGGTTTTTGTATTAAAATGAGGCTTTTTCAGTGAAAAGCGACTCTTAGTTTTCTTCAGTAGCAGCTACTTCTTTTTCCAATACTACTTTACCTCTGTAGTAAAGTTTTCCTTCATGCCAGTGAGCTCTGTGGTATAGGTGAAGCTCTCCTGTTGTTGCATCTTTAGCTAATTGAGGAACTACAGCTTTGTAGTGAGTTCTTCTCTTATCTCTTCTTGTCGACGACTGTCTTCTCTTTGGATGTGCCATTTTCTAATAACTTTTTTAATTGATGAGCGATGAGATTCATCATCTCATCATATTTAAATTATTCTATTTAATTATTGTCTCTTAATTTTCTTAAAGCATCCCATCTTGGGTCACTTTCATGTTCTTCCTCTTCAATTTCCTCAATATCTTTCGGACTGAACTGATCTAGGATTTTGATATCTTCATCACTTACATTCGGTGAAATCTTTTTCATCGGGATAGAAAGCATTACATTTTCGTAGATCAAATGCGCTACATTGAAAGCATGCTCTGCGGTAGGAATGGTAATGACATCTTCATTGCTGTCATCATATTCTTCCCCGAAATTCACCAGAATCTTGATTTCATTCTCAATAGGATAGTCGAAATCTTCATTTGTAATATCACAAACTAGCTCAACTAAACCTTTTATTTTAATCTCAAACTCCAGAAAAGTTGTGTGTTTGTCTAAAAAGACATTCACTTCTATTCTTGGATTTGTAAATTCCTGCTCAGTGTCAAATAATTGAAAGAACGTTTTATCTATCTCAAACTTGAACTCGTGTTTTCCGTTTTTAAGTCCGGAAAAGCTTACGTCATAGTTTCTTAACTTGTCCATAAAATGAGTGTGCAAAAATATGCATTTTTTTTATAATAACAAATAAAATCTAAAACAAATTAATTTAAAATTTGTTTTAACGGTTTATGCTTCAGTTTCCTCAGGCAGATCTTCGTCGATTCCGTTATCTACAGCTATTTTTCTAGGCTGAAGACGGTTGCTCATCAGTTCGTTGTATTCACTTCTGTTCTTGAAAACCTTAATAGCAGTGAAAATAGCTTCTGTAAAACTTTGCTCATCTGCAATGTTTTTTCCCGCAATATCATAGGCAACCCCATGATCCGGAGAGGTTCTGATAAACGGAAGTCCTGCTGTATAATTTACCCCTTCTTCATAAGCCAATGTTTTGAATGGAGCCAACCCCTGATCATGATACATGGCTAAAACGGCATCAAAGTTTTTGTATTTGTTCGGTTGAAAGAAGCTGTCTGCCGGGAAAGGGCCAAATGCCAGTATTCCATGATCTGAAAGTTCCTGGATGGCCGGGCTGATAATTTCTATTTCTTCAGTACCGATTACACCTCCATCTCCAGCATGTGGATTTAATCCTAATACAGCAATTCTCGGTTTCTGAATACAGAAATCTTCGATAAGTGTTTGGTTCAATACCCTGATTTGTTTCTTGATTTTTTCTTTGGAAATATTTTCTGCAATCTGCGCAATAGGAATGTGATGAGTAGATACTGCCACTTTAAGATCTTCAGTGACGAGGAACATTAATCCTTTCTTACTGAATTTTTCTTCAAAATATCCGGTATGTCCGGCATGCTTGAAGCCCATCTTCACCATTTCATCTTTGTTGATAGGAGCGGTTACCAAAACATCAATATCACCTTTTATTAAAGCTTCAGTTGCTGCTTCCAAAGAATCAATAGCCATTTGGGTAGATTCCTCAGTGGGAACACCCAGCTCAACGTTCACGTTTTCCTTGGTCAGATTTACCATATTCAGCTTACCGGCTTGTGCCTGAGAAGCTTCATTTACATAGTTGAAATTCAGATTCAGCTTGAAAATGTTTTTTTGATAAGTGAATAATTTCCCCGAACCAAAAATTACAGGCGTGAAAAAATCTGTAATGGTTTTGTCTTTCAGAGACTTCATAATGATCTCCGGACCGATGCCGTTGAAATCACCGATTGAAATTCCTACTCGTACTTTATGGTTTTTTGGGCTCATTTTGATTATCTTTGAAGATTATAATTTACAAATTTAGCAAAAAATAATATGTTCACAGGAATTATTGAAGCAGTTGGTGTTATTGAAAAGATTGAAGAGAAAGGAAGTAACATAGATTTCACCCTGACATGCCCTTTTACAAACGAACTTAAAATTGATCAGAGCCTGGCACATAACGGATGTTGCCTTACTGTTGTGGAGATTAAAGACAGTCAATACGTAGTCACAGCAATCAACGAAACTCTTGAGAAAACCAACCTTGGGAAATGGGAGCTGGGAACGGTTGTGAACCTTGAACGTTGTATGAAGATGGACGGAAGGTTAGATGGCCATATTGTTCAGGGACACGTTGATAAAACCGGGGAAGTTGTAGGAATTGAAAATAAAGACGGAAGCTATTTCATCACCATGCAATATGAAGCAGACGGAAACTTTGTGACTGTGCCTCAGGGATCTATCACTGTAAACGGAATCAGTTTAACGGTAGCAAAAAGCGAGGATACACAATTCTCGGTAGCTATTATTCCTTACACTTGGGAATTTACCAATATGAAACACTTGAAAATTGGAGATAAAGTGAACCTAGAATTTGACATTATTGGTAAGTATATTGCTAGGTTAATTAAAAAGTAGGATGTCGTTAAATAAATATAAAGGATATAGTTTAAGAAACCGTGTGTTTTTCGGTTTCTTATTGGTATGCTTTTTAAGTGTTGTGGCAACATCGCTGGTTCCTTATTTTGTATTGAGAAATAATTCCCTGCAGCAGAGTAATATTGATATGCAGGAGAAAACCAATGCAGTGATGAGATATCTGGATTATGCAGTAAGCCGTACATTGGTAGAGACAAAGGATCTGCCAAAGGTTTTAGGCAATAAGATTTTTGAAATTGCAGATATTAACCAGCATGATATT of the Chryseobacterium capnotolerans genome contains:
- the rpmF gene encoding 50S ribosomal protein L32, coding for MAHPKRRQSSTRRDKRRTHYKAVVPQLAKDATTGELHLYHRAHWHEGKLYYRGKVVLEKEVAATEEN
- a CDS encoding YceD family protein; amino-acid sequence: MDKLRNYDVSFSGLKNGKHEFKFEIDKTFFQLFDTEQEFTNPRIEVNVFLDKHTTFLEFEIKIKGLVELVCDITNEDFDYPIENEIKILVNFGEEYDDSNEDVITIPTAEHAFNVAHLIYENVMLSIPMKKISPNVSDEDIKILDQFSPKDIEEIEEEEHESDPRWDALRKLRDNN
- the pdxA gene encoding 4-hydroxythreonine-4-phosphate dehydrogenase PdxA translates to MSPKNHKVRVGISIGDFNGIGPEIIMKSLKDKTITDFFTPVIFGSGKLFTYQKNIFKLNLNFNYVNEASQAQAGKLNMVNLTKENVNVELGVPTEESTQMAIDSLEAATEALIKGDIDVLVTAPINKDEMVKMGFKHAGHTGYFEEKFSKKGLMFLVTEDLKVAVSTHHIPIAQIAENISKEKIKKQIRVLNQTLIEDFCIQKPRIAVLGLNPHAGDGGVIGTEEIEIISPAIQELSDHGILAFGPFPADSFFQPNKYKNFDAVLAMYHDQGLAPFKTLAYEEGVNYTAGLPFIRTSPDHGVAYDIAGKNIADEQSFTEAIFTAIKVFKNRSEYNELMSNRLQPRKIAVDNGIDEDLPEETEA
- a CDS encoding riboflavin synthase translates to MFTGIIEAVGVIEKIEEKGSNIDFTLTCPFTNELKIDQSLAHNGCCLTVVEIKDSQYVVTAINETLEKTNLGKWELGTVVNLERCMKMDGRLDGHIVQGHVDKTGEVVGIENKDGSYFITMQYEADGNFVTVPQGSITVNGISLTVAKSEDTQFSVAIIPYTWEFTNMKHLKIGDKVNLEFDIIGKYIARLIKK